TGCCGCCGAGAAGCCCGCTGCTGAGAAGAAGGCGCCCGCCAAGGCGGCTGCCCCGAAGGCTGCTGCTGCCCCGAAGGCTGCTGCTGCCCCGAAGGCTGCTGCTGCTCCGACGGCTGCCGCCGCTGCGAAGGCCGACGAGGTCGTCGCGGCCAAGCCCGCCGCCAAGAAGCCCGCCGCGAAGTCCTCGGATGTCGCGTCGCGCCCGCAGGTGCTGAAGGCTCACCACCTCCGCCCCGCCGAGGGCGCCAAGAAGGCCAAGACCCGCGTCGGACGCGGTGAGGGCTCGAAGGGCAAGACCGCCGGTCGCGGCACCAAGGGCACCAAGGCCCGCTACCAGGTGCGCGTCGGCCTCGAGGGCGGCAACCTCAACTCGGTCATGCGCGCCCCGAAGCTCCGCGGCTTCAAGAACCCGTTCCGGGTCGAGTACCAGGTCGTGAACCTGGACCGCCTGGCCGAGCTCTACCCCTCGGGCGGCGACGTCACCATCGGCGACCTGGTCGCCAAGGGTGCCGTGCGCAAGAACGAGAAGGTCAAGGTGCTCGGCACCGGCGAGATTGCGGTTAAGCTGAACGTTGCGGTCGACAAGGTCTCGAGCTCTGCGGAGCAGAAGATCGTCGCCGCCGGCGGCTCCGTCAAGTAGCCATCGGGCAGGTGGCCCCGCGAGGGGCCACCTCCTCGCCGTACGCACTCGCGTACGGCAGCTCCAAGAAATCTCAACGGGAGGCGTCGTGTTCAGTGCCGTCGCGCGGATCTTCCGCACGCCGGACCTCCGCCGCAAGATCGCATTCACGCTGGGCATCATCGCCCTGTTCCGGCTCGGGTCCTTCGTTCCCGCGCCGTTCGTGGACTTCGGCAACGTCCAGCAGTGTCTCGCGGGCAACGCTGGCGCCTCGGGTCTGTACGACCTCGTCAACCTCTTCAGCGGCGGCGCGCTGCTGCAGCTGTCGATCTTCGCGCTCGGCATCATGCCGTACATCACCGCGTCGATCATCGTGCAGCTGCTGCGCGTGGTCATCCCCCACTTCGACACCCTCTACAAGGAGGGCCAGGCGGGCCAGGCCAAGCTCACGCAGTACACCCGGTACCTGACGATCGCCCTCGGCGTGCTCCAGTCGACCACGCTCATCACGGTCGCGCGCTCGGGCGCCCTCTTCGGCACCACGGGCGGCGCCGAGTGCTCGCAGCTCATCGTGCCGGGCGGAGACACCTGGTACGGCATCCTGCTCATGGTCATCACCATGACGGCCGGCACCGGCGTGATCATGTGGATGGGCGAGCTCATCACCGAGCGCGGCATCGGCAACGGCATGTCGCTGCTGATCTTCACCTCGATCGTGGCCTCCTTCCCGAACTCGCTCGTCTCGATCGCGCAGCAGCGCAACATCGAGACGCTGCTGCTCGTGCTCGCGATCGGCGTGCTCATCATGTTCGCCGTCATCTTCGTCGAGCAGTCGCAGCGTCGGATCCCGGTGCAGTACGCCAAGCGGATGGTGGGTCGCCGCACCTACGGCGGCAACAACACCTACATCCCGATCAAGGTCAACATGGCGGGCGTCGTGCCGGTCATCTTCGCCTCCTCGCTGCTGTACCTGCCCGCGCTCATCGCGCAGTTCAACCAGCCGAAGGCGGGCGAGACCGCGCAGCCGTGGGTGCAGTGGATCTCCGTCTACCTCACGCGCGGCGACCACCCGCTCTACATGGCGCTGTACTTCCTGCTCATCGTGGGCTTCACCTACTTCTACGTCGCGATCACCTTCAACCCGGATGAGGTCGCCGACAACATGAAGAAGTACGGCGGCTTCATCCCCGGCATCCGCGCGGGTCGTCCGACCGCCGAATACCTCGACTACGTGCTCACGCGCGTGACGCTGCCCGGCTCGATCTACCTCGGTCTCGTCGCCCTCATCCCGCTCATCGCGCTCGCCGCGGTGGGGGCCAACTCGAACTTCCCGTTCGGCGGCACCTCGATCCTGATCATGGTGGGCGTCGGTCTCGAGACGGTGAAGCAGATCGACTCGCAGCTGCAGCAGCGCCACTACGAGGGCCTGCTGCGGTGAGCCTGCGGCTCCTGATCGTGGGCCCCCCCGGGGCGGGGAAGGGCACCCAGGCGACGCGGATCGCGGAGCGCTTCGGCATCCCGACGATCTCGACGGGCGACATCTTCCGGGCCAACATCGCGAACGAGACCGAGCTCGGCAAGCGCGTGAAGGCGATCGTCGACTCGGGCGACTACGTTCCCGATTCGCTCACCAATGAGCTCGTGTCGGACCGCCTGTCGGAGGCCGACGCGCGCGGCGGGTTCCTGCTCGACGGCTACCCCCGTACCCCCGAGCAGGTGCGCTACCTCGACGAGCTGCTCTCGGCCCACGGGCACAAGCTCGACGCGGTGCTGCGGCTCGTGGCCGACCAGGACGAGATCGTGCGGCGGCTGCGCAAGCGCGCTCTCGAGCAGGGGCGTGCGGACGACTCCGAGGAGGCGATCCGCCACCGCCAGGAGGTCTACCGTCGCGAGACGGCCCCCGTGCTGGAGATGTTCCGCGAGCAGGGGCTGCTGGTCGAGGTCGACGGTCTCGGCACCGTCGACGAGGTCACCGAGCGCATCTGGGCGGCGTTCGACGCCAACGGACTGCAGCTTCCCGAGCAGTCCGCCTGAGCTGCTGACGGATCCCCGCGGTGTCCGGCATCGGTGAGTGGCGCGGGGCCGGCATCGGAGCGGGCATCGCGATCGGCCCGGTCGTGCGACTCGAGCAGTCCGCTGCGCCGACCCCGACCGACACCCTGAGCACGCTCGGTGCGGAGGCGGAGGCGGAGCGCGTCGTCGTGGCCCTCGGCTCGGTCGCCGCGCTGCTGCGCCGCCGTGCCGTGCACGCGGACCGAGTGGTGCGCGGGGTGCTCGAGGCGCAGGCGCTCATGGTCGAAGACCCCGCCCTGCGGGATGCGATCCAGCTGCGGCTCGACGACGGCGTGACGGCCGAGGCGGCCATCGCGGGCGCGTTCGGAGCCTTCGCCGAGCTGCTCGTCGCGGCGGGCGGCTACGTCGCCGAGCGGGCGACGGATCTGCGCGACCTCGCGGACCGCGCGGTCGGGGCGCTGCAGGGCCTTCCGAGCGAGGCGATCGTCGACCCCGGCGTCCCCTACGTGCTCGTCGCCCGCGACCTCGCACCCGCCGACACCGCGGTGCTCGATCTCGACCGCGTGCTCGCGTTCGTGACGAGCGAGGGCGGCCCGACCTCGCATTCGGCGATCCTCGCGCGGCAGCGCGGCATCGTCGCCGTCGTGGGGGCGACGGGGGTCGCCGCCGTCGCCGACGGGACCGAGCTGCTCGTCGATGCCCTCCACGGGCGCGTCGTCGCCGACCCCGACCCCGCGGAGCGCGCGGAGGCCGAGCTGCGACTCGCCGTCCAGGCCTCGGCCCTCGCGACACCGGCTGCGCCCGGCGCGCTCGCCGACGGCACCCGGATCGCCCTGCTCGCGAACATCGGATCGCCGTCGGAGGTCGGTGACGCGGCCCGGCTGGGCGCCGAGGGGGTCGGGCTGCTGCGCACCGAGTTCCTCTTCCTGGATGCCGCCGAACCGCCGACCGTCGACGCGCAGCTCGCGAGCTACCGCGCGGTGCTCGACGCCTTCCCCGGGATGCCGGTCGTCGTGCGCCTGCTCGATGCCGGCGCCGACAAGCCCCTCGCCTTCCTCCCCGCAGGCGAGGAGCTCAACCCGGCCCTCGGGCGGCGGGGCCTGCGCGCGTTGCGCGCGGAGGAGGGGGTGCTCCGCGACCAGCTGGCCGCGCTCGCCGCCGCGGGAGCCGGCTCGGCCGCCGAGCTCTGGGTCATGGCGCCCATGGTGACCACGGTCGAGGAGGCGCGCTTCGTCGTGCAGGCCGCCCATGACGCCGGCATCCCGAACGCCGGTGTCGTCATCGAGGTGCCGTCGGCCGCCCTCATCGCGGACCGGATGCTGCGGCACGTCGACTTCGCCTCGATCGGCACCAACGACCTCACCCAATACACGCTCGCCGCCGACCGCTCGCTCGGCGGCCTGAGCGCGCTGCAGGACCCCTGGCATCCGGCGGTGCTCCGGCTCGTCGCCGAGGTGGGCGCGGCGGGGATCGCGCAGGGCACCCAGGTGGGGGTGTGCGGCGAGGCCGCCGCCGATCCTCTGCTCGCGATCGTGTTCGCGGGCCTCGGGATCACGAGCCTCTCGATGGCGCCCGCGGCCCTCGCGGGGGTGCGCGCGGCCCTCGCCCGCTGCACGCGCGAGCAGGCCGAGTCCATCGCGGCGGCCGCACTCGCGGCCGAGGAGGCCGACGAGGCGAGGCGCGCCGCGAGCGCGGTGGCGCGAGCGCGATTTATCGGCTAAGCTCGATCTTTGGTGCTTTGTGCCCGACGGGCATTCCGCCTTTCGGCGTGAGCACCGAATCACTCACCCGCATGACCGAGCATTACCGATAGCGATTACGAGGGTATGGCCAAGAAAGACGGCGTCATCGAGATCGAGGGATCCGTCCTCGAGGCTCTGCCGAACGCGATGTTCCGCGTCGAGCTGAGCAACGGGCACAAGGTTCTCGCCCACATTTCGGGCAAGATGCGTCAGCACTACATCCGGATCCTCCCCGAGGATCGCGTGATCGTGGAGCTGAGCCCCTACGACCTGACCCGCGGCCGCATCGTCTACCGCTACAAGTAAGGCTCGGAAAGTAACGGCCTGCCCCGGCAGGTACGAAGACAGCGAGAAGGAAACATGAAGGTCAACCCGAGCGTCAAGCCCATCTGCGACCACTGCAAGGTCATCCGCCGCAACGGCCGCGTGATGGTCATCTGCAAGTCGAACCCGCGTCACAAGCAGCGTCAGGGTTGAACCGAAGGTCGACACCGCGAAGCGGTTTCGACCGAAGGTTCAAGATCGAGGAGCGCCGCGAAGCGACGCGTCACGAGATCCCCAGACTTCACAACTCAATAGCTAACTTGCACCGCCAGAACCTCCCGCACACGGAGGGGACACCCCGGGTCGGAGGCCCGGGCACCGGCGGCGCTCCACACCTCCGAACGACTCCATAAGGAGAAGCCGACATGGCACGTCTCGCCGGCGTCGACATCCCGCGCGACAAGCGCGTGGAAGTCGCTCTGACGTACATCTACGGCGTGGGCCGCACCCGTGCGCTCACGACCCTCAAGGAAACCGGGATCTCCGGTGACATCCGCGTGAAGGATCTGACCGACGACCAGCTCGTCGCCCTTCGCGACTACATCGAAGGCAACTTCAAGGTCGAGGGCGACCTCCGCCGCGAGGTGCAGGCCGACATCCGCCGCAAGGTCGAGATCGGCTCGTACGAGGGCCTTCGCCACCGCCGTGGCCTGCCCGTCCGCGGTCAGCGCACCAAGACCAACGCACGCACTCGCAAGGGCCCGAAGCGCACCGTGGCCGGCAAGAAGAAGGCAGGTAAGAAGTAATGGCTGCTCCGAAGGCCGCCGCGCGCAAGCCGCGTCGCAAGGAGAAGAAGAACATCGCCGTGGGTCAGGCTCACATCAAGTCGACGTTCAACAACACCATCGTCTCGATCACCGACCCCTCGGGTGCCGTCATCAGCTGGGCCTCGTCCGGTGGCGTCGGCTTCAAGGGTTCGCGCAAGTCGACCCCCTACGCCGCGCAGCTCGCCGCCGAGTCGGCCGCGCGCCAGGCGCAGGAGCACGGCATGAAGAAGGTCGACGTCTTCGTCAAGGGTCCGGGTTCGGGCCGCGAGACCGCGATCCGTTCGCTCCAGGCCGCGGGCCTCGAGGTGGGCACCATCAACGATGTGACGCCGCAGGCGCACAACGGCTGCCGCCCGCCCAAGCGTCGCCGCGTGTAACGCGTCGCTCGGATGACCGCGCCCCGGCGGCCGGTCATCCGAGCGCCTCAGCGTCTTCATAACTTCACAACACGGCGGCCCAGCCACCCGCCGCAACTGTCGTGGGCGTCATATGGCGGACGCCCTCGCCGAAAGGAAACCACGTGCTCATCGCACAGCGTCCCACGCTCTCGGAAGAGAGCATCTCGGAGTTCCGCTCCGCGTTCGTCATCGAGCCCCTCGAGCCCGGCTTCGGCTACACGCTCGGCAACTCGCTGCGCCGCACCCTGCTGTCGTCCATCCCGGGCGCGGCCGTCACGAGCATCCGCCTCGACGGCATCCAGCACGAGTTCGACACCATCCCCGGTGTCAAGGAGGACGTCGTCGAGATCGTCCTCAACATCAAGCAGCTGGTCGTCTCGAGCGAGCACGACGAGCCCATCACCGCCTACCTGCGCAAGCAGGGCGCCGGTGAGGTCACGGCCGCCGACATCTCGGCCCCGGCCGGAGTCGAGATCCACAACCCCGAGCTCGTCATCGCGACCCTCAACGACAAGGCGAAGTTCGACCTCGAGCTCACCATCGAGCGCGGTCGCGGCTACGTGTCGTCGACCCAGAACCGCAGCGAGTTCAGCGAGGCCGGCCAGATCCCGGTCGACTCGATCTACTCGCCCGTGCTCAAGGTGACCTACCGCGTCGAGGCGACCCGTGCCGGTGAGCGCACCGACTTCGACCGCCTCGTGGTGGATGTCGAGACGAAGCCGGCGATCTCGCCGCGCGACGCCATCGCCTCCGCCGGGCGCACCCTCGTCGAGCTGTTCGGCCTCGCCCGCGAGCTGAACACCGCCGCCGAGGGCATCGAGATCGGGCCCGCCCCGGTCGACGCGGTGCTGTCGAGCGAGCTGTCGATGCCCATCGAGGACCTCGACCTCTCGGTGCGCAGCTACAACTGCCTCAAGCGCGAGGGCATCAACACCGTCAGCGAGCTCGTCGCCCTCTCGGAGACGCAGCTCATGAACATCCGCAACTTCGGGCAGAAGTCGGTCGACGAGGTCAAGGAGAAGCTCGTCGAGCTCGGTCTCTCCCTCAAGGACAGCGTGCCCGGATTCGACGGCGCCCACTTCTACGGCGGCTACGACGACGACGAGACCGTCTGAGTCCCGCCCTGATCTGACACGAATTCTGGAGAACGACTGATCATGCCTCAGCCCACCAAGGGTCCCCGTCTCGGCGGCGGTCCGGCGCACGAGCGCCTGCTGCTCGCGAACCTCGCCGCGGCCCTCTTCACCCACAAGAGCATCACGACCACCGAGACCAAGGCCAAGCGCCTGCGCCCGCTGGCCGAGCGGCTCATCACCTTCGCGAAGCGCGGCGACCTGCACGCCCGCCGTCGCGTGCTGTCCGTCATCCACGACAAGACCGTGGTGCACGAGCTCTTCACCGAGATCGCGCCCCTCGTCGCCGAGCGTGAGGGCGGCTACACCCGCATCACGAAGATCGGTTTCCGCAAGGGCGACAACGCGCCCCTCGCCGTGATCGAGCTCGTCCTCGAGCCGGTCGTGAAGAAGCCGGCGTCGTCGAAGAAGTCGGCCGCCCGCACCGAGACCCCGAAGGCCGCCGAGAAGCCGGTCGCCGAGGAGGCTCCGGTGGAGGAGGCCGAGGAGGCTCCGGTCGAGGAGACCGAGGTCGTCGAGGAGGCTGCCGCCGATGAGGCACCCGCCGCCGAGGCCGACGCCGACGCCGACGCCGACGCCGCGGAGTCCGAGGAGAAGTAGCTCCCCGCATCCGTCCCGCCGAGAGGCCCCGCTCACCCGAGCGGGGCCTCTCGCGTTCTGCCGTTCATGGCGCGGCTGGAGCCGCGACCTCGTGGCGGGAGGCGTTTCCCCCGCCCACGTGTCACGGCTCCAGCCGCGCCATGAACGGACGGAGATGGGGGCGGGGCGGAGCCGCCTAAACTCGGCTCGTGACCACCGACCAGGCCGCCGTGCGCATCCGGCTCGACCTGGCATACGACGGCACCGACTTCACCGGTTGGGCCAGGCAGCCCGGCCTGCGCACCGTCCAGGGGGTGCTGGAGGACGCCCTCGTCACCCTCTTCGCGCGCAGCGGTGAGCCTCCACGGGTCACCGTGGCGGGCCGCACGGATGTGGGGGTGCACGCCATCGGGCAGGTCGCGCACCTCGATCTGGCCCCGGCTCAGCTGGCACAACTGGACCGGCGTCCGCGGGGGCGCGGGGCGGGAGCGGCGGGGGCGGATTCGCTCGCCCGTCGGCTCAACGGCATCGTCGGGCAGGCGGCCGACGTGCAGGTGCTCGCCGCCCGTGAAGCACCCCCCGGCTTCGACGCCCGCTTCTCGGCCGTCTGGCGGCGCTACGAGTACCGCATCGCGGACGCCGGGGCGCTGCGCGACCCGCGGGCCCGCGCCTACACCCTCTGGCATCCGTCCGACCTCGACGTCGCCGCGATGGACGCGGCCGCAGGCGGCCTGCTCGGGCTGCACGACTTCGCGGCGTACTGCCGTCCGCGCGAAGGCGCCACCACCATCCGCACCCTGCAGGAGTTCTCCTGGGAGCGCGCGGCCGACGGCGTGCTCGTGGCGCGGGTGCGCGCCGACGCCTTCTGTCACAGCATGGTGCGGGCGCTCGTGGGCGCGTGCGTCGCCGCGGGGGAGGGCCGGCTGTCCTCCGAGCGCGCGGCCGGCATCCGCGACGAGCGGCGGCGCACGAGCGAGTTCATCGTGATGCCCGCGCGCGGCCTCACCCTCGTCGAGGTCGGCTATCCGCCGGACGACGAGCTCGCCGCCCGCGCCGAGCGGACCCGCGCCCGGCGCACCTCTCCCGACGGTTTGACCCACCCCGACCCCGTCGACTAGTCTGTACAGGTTGTCTGCGTGTCCGCGCCGACGACCAGTTGAGCCCTCCATCGTCGGGTTCCGGATCCCTGGGATGCGGAACGCGCACCGGAGCGGGATTCACGAACACCTCGACAAGAAAGCAGTCCTTCCGTGACGCGTACGTTCAGCCCCAAGCCGGCGGACATCAAGCGCGAGTGGATCGTCATCGACGCCACCGACGTCGTCCTCGGCCGTCTCGCCTCCCACGCCGCCGCCATCCTGCGCGGCAAGCACAAGCCCACCTTCGCCCCGCACGTCGACGGCGGCGACTTCGTCATCATCGTGAACGCCGAGAAGGTCGCGCTCACCGGTGCGAAGCTCGAGCAGAAGAAGGCCTACCGCCACTCGGGCTACCCGGGCGGCCTCTCGGCCACCAGCTACACCGAGCTGCTCGAGAAGCACCCCACCCGCGCGGTCGAGAAGGCCATCCGCGGCATGCTGCCGAAGAACTCGCTGGGTCGCGCCCAGATCAAGAAGCTCAAGGTGTACGCCGGCGCCGAGCACCCGCACGCCGCGCAGCAGCCGAAGCAGTACACCCTCACCCAGGTCGCGCAGTAAGCGCCGAGAGACTTCCAAGGACATCACTGATGGCGAAGATCGAAGACACCGTGTCGGACGAGGTTCTCACCTCCTTCTCGACCGAGACCCCGGCTGACGAGGCGCCCCGCGCCCCGCGTGCCGTCCTCAATGTGCCCGGCGCTGCCGTGGGCCGCCGCAAGGAGGCCATCGCGCGTGTGCGCCTGGTCCCGGGCGGCACCTCGTTCACCGTGAACGGCCGCACCCTCGAGGACTACTTCCCGAACAAGCTGCACCAGCAGCTCATCAACGACCCGTTCAAGGTGCTCGACCTGATCGGCTCGTACGACGTGATCGCGAAGATCACCGGCGGTGGCCCCTCGGGTCAGGCCGGGGCGCTGCGCCTCGCGATCGCCCGTGCGCTCAACGAGATCGACCGCGAGAACAACCGCCCCGCCCTCAAGAAGGCGGGCTTCCTCTCGCGCGACGCCCGCGTTATCGAGCGCAAGAAGGCCGGTCTCAAGAAGGCCCGCAAGGCCTCGCAGTTCTCGAAGCGCTAGTCGTTCGATACGCGCATGCCGCGTCTCTTCGGCACCGACGGGGTCCGGGGGCTGGCGAACGGTGAGGTGATCACCGCGGACCTGGCCCTCGGCCTCGCGCAGGCCGCTGCCCGCGTCCTCACCCAGGGGCGCCACGCGGATCAGGTGCGCGGCGAGGGGCGGCGGTCGCGCGCCGTCATCGCACGCGACCCGCGGGTCTCCGGCGAGTTCATCTCGGCGGCCGTCGCGGCGGGGCTCGCGAGCTCGGGCATCGACGTGCTCGACGCGGGCGTCATCCCGACCCCGGCCGCCGCGTTCCTCGTGGGCGACATCGACGCCGATTTCGGCGTCATGGTGTCGGCGTCGCACAACCCGGCACCCGACAACGGCATCAAGTTCTTCGCGCTCGGCGGCGTCAAGCTTCCCGACGAGGTCGAGGATCGCATCGAGGCGGCGCTCAGCCAGCCCAAGCTTGCCCCGACCGGCGCGGGCGTGGGCCGGATCCGGCGCTTCTCGGATGCCGAGGACCGCTACCTCCTGCACCTGCTCGGCACGCTCGACGTGCGCCTCGACGGCCTCCACGTGGTGATCGACGCGGCGCACGGGGCCGCCGCCGGCGTCTCCCCGCAGGTCTTCGCGGATGCGGGCGCTCGTGTGACGGTGCTCGGCGCCGACCCGGACGGGCTCAACATCAACGACGGCGTGGGCTCCACGCACCTCGAGAAGCTGCAGGCGCTCGTGCGGCTCTCGGGCGCCGACCTCGGCATCGCCCACGACGGCGACGCCGACCGCTGTCTCGCGGTCGACGCGCAGGGCAACGTCGTCGACGGCGACCAGATCATGGCGATCCTCGCGGTCTCCCTGCAGCGTCGCGGGCAGCTTCCGCACGACGCGCTCGCCGCGACCACCATGAGCAACCTGGGACTCCGCGTCGCGATGGCGCAGCACGGCATCCGCATCGTCGAGACCGCGGTCGGGGACCGCTACGTGCTCGAGGCCATGGCGGAGCACGGGCTCGGCTTCGGCGGCGAGCAGTCCGGCCACATCATCTTCAGCAAGTACGCGACGACCGGCGACGGCATTCTCACGGGCCTCCAGCTGGCGGCCGAGCTGGCGCGCACCGGCAAGACGCTCGCCGAACTCGCCCGGATCATGACCGTCTACCCGCAGGTGCTCGTGAACGTGCGCGACGTGGACCACCACGCCCTGCACGGCGACGCGGTCATCGCGGATGCGGTCGCGCGGCACGCCGCGCTGCTGGGCGACGACGGCCGGGTGCTGCTGCGGCCCTCCGGCACCGAGCCGCTCGTCCGCGTCATGGTGGAGGCCCTCGAGGCCGAGCAGGCGCAACGGATCGCCGACGAACTCGCGGGAATCGTGCGCGAGCGCCTGGCGTTCTCCTGACAGCGAACCTCAGAAATGCAGGAGATGATGCTCCCGCCGAGTGAGTGATCCCGGAGATCGGGGGCTTTCGTGCCGGGTGTCCTGCATTTCTGAGACGGAGAGGAAGGAGCGGCGATGCCGCTGAACGGAGAGTACGAGCCGAGCACCTCGGAGTGGGCGCGCGTGCAGGCGGAGGCCTTCGAGGCCTCTGACGGCGCGGAGGCGAACGAGCTGCGCGGCCGCCCCATCATCGTGCTCACCTCGGTGGGCGCCAAGAGCGGCAAGCTGCGCAAGAACGCGCTCATGCGCGTCGAGCACGACGGACGCTACGCCGTGGTCGCCTCACGCGGCGGTGCGCCGCGGCATCCCTCGTGGTACTTCAATCTCGTCGCGAACCCGCACGTCGAGCTGCAGGACGGCCCCGTGAAGCGCGACTACCTCGCGCGCGAGGTGACGGGGAACGAGAAGGCGATCTGGTGGGCTCGCGCGAACGAGACCTGGCCGCATTACGCGGAGTATCAGGCGAAGACCGACCGGGAGATCCCGGTGTTCGTGCTGGAGCCGGTCGACTAGACCTTCCGGATGAGCACGCTCGACACCGTGTGATCCGAGGCCTTCCGCAGCACGAGCGAGGCGCGTGCGCGGGTGGGCGCGATGTTCTGCTCGAGGTTCGGCCCGTTGATGTCGCGCCAGATGCTGTGGGCGCGGGCGCGCGCCTCCTCGTCGTCGAGCGTGGCGAAACGGTGGAAGTACGAGCGGGGGTCGGCGAACGCGCCGCGCTGCAGCCGCAGGAAGCGGTCGACGTACCAGCGCTCGATGTCGATCGTGCGCGCGTCGACGTAGATCGTGAAGTCGAACAGGTCGCTCACCGCGAGCCGGGCGCCCGGCGCTGGTGGTTGCAGGACGTTGAGCCCCTCGACGATCAGGATGTCGGGGCGCCTCACCACGATCTCGGCGTCCGGGACGATGTCGTACGCGAGGTGCGAGTACACGGGCGCGCGCACCTCGTCGACGCCGCTCTTGATCCGGCTCACGAAGCGCAGCAGCGCGCGGCGATCGTAGCTCTCGGGAAAGCCCTTGCGGGTCATCAGTCCGCGCCGCTCGAGCTCGGCGTTGGGCAGCAGGAAGCCGTCGGTCGTGACGAGCTCGACGCGCGGAGTGTCATCCCAACGGGCGAGCAGTTCGCGCAGCAGTCGTGCGATGGTCGACTTGCCCACCGCGACGGAGCCCGCGACCCCGATCACGAACGGGGTGGGCGGTTCGCTCTGACCCAGGAAGTCGCGTGTGGAGCGGTGCAGGGCCTTGGCGCCGACCGCGTAGAGGCTCAGCAGCTTGCTGAGCGGCACGTACACCTCGGCGACCTCCCGCAGATCGAGCGCGTCGCCGAGTCCGCGCAGCCGCACGAGCTCCTCCTCGCGCAGAGGATGCGCGGTCGAGGGGGCCAGTGCCGCCCAGTCGGCGCGATCGAGTTCGAGGAACGGGGTCGCCGTCGCGGGACGCTCGCCGGGGTCAGCCATCCCGTCGAGCGTAGTCCCGCACCGCGCCCCGCTCGTCCCGAACCCCGCCGGGACGGGGCTCGGGGTGGTCGCCTAGGATCGTCAACATGTGCGGAATCGTGGGCTATGTCGGCCCCGGCAGCAGCCTCGACGTGTTGATCGGGGGTCTCAAGCGCCTCGAGTACCGCGGCTACGACTCGGCCGGTGTCGCGGTGCTCCCCGACGACGGCGGGATCGGTGCGCGCAAGCGCGCCGGCAAGCTCGGGGTGCTTGTCGACGATCTCGCCGAATCCCCGATCGCCGATGGCCACACGGGCATCGGGCACACGCGGTGGGCGACGCACGGCGGGCCCACCGACGTCAACGCGCATCCGCACTTCGGCGACGGCGGACGCCTCGCGCTCATCCACAACGGCATCATCGAGAACTTCGCCGAGCTCAAGGCCGAGCTCACGGCCGCCGGCGAGAGCTTCGAGTCCGAGACGGACACCGAGATCGCGGCGCTGCTCGTGGGGCGCGCCTTCCGCGAGACGGGTGACCTCACGGAGGCGATGCGGCAGACGGTGCATCGCCTCGAGGGCGCCTTCACCCTCCTCGTGCTGCACCAGGACGCCCCCGGCGTCGTCGTGGGCGCGCGGCGCAGCTCGCCGCTCGTGATCGGGCTCGGCGAGGGGGAGAACTTCCTGGGGTCGGATGTCGCGGCCTTCGTGGAGCACACCAAGC
The Protaetiibacter larvae DNA segment above includes these coding regions:
- a CDS encoding DNA-directed RNA polymerase subunit alpha; the encoded protein is MLIAQRPTLSEESISEFRSAFVIEPLEPGFGYTLGNSLRRTLLSSIPGAAVTSIRLDGIQHEFDTIPGVKEDVVEIVLNIKQLVVSSEHDEPITAYLRKQGAGEVTAADISAPAGVEIHNPELVIATLNDKAKFDLELTIERGRGYVSSTQNRSEFSEAGQIPVDSIYSPVLKVTYRVEATRAGERTDFDRLVVDVETKPAISPRDAIASAGRTLVELFGLARELNTAAEGIEIGPAPVDAVLSSELSMPIEDLDLSVRSYNCLKREGINTVSELVALSETQLMNIRNFGQKSVDEVKEKLVELGLSLKDSVPGFDGAHFYGGYDDDETV
- the rplO gene encoding 50S ribosomal protein L15, producing the protein MADEKKPAEKATAAKAAAPKAAAPKAAAEKPAAEKKAPAKAAAPKAAAPKAAAEKPAAEKKAPAKAAAPKAAAAPKAAAAPKAAAAPTAAAAAKADEVVAAKPAAKKPAAKSSDVASRPQVLKAHHLRPAEGAKKAKTRVGRGEGSKGKTAGRGTKGTKARYQVRVGLEGGNLNSVMRAPKLRGFKNPFRVEYQVVNLDRLAELYPSGGDVTIGDLVAKGAVRKNEKVKVLGTGEIAVKLNVAVDKVSSSAEQKIVAAGGSVK
- the secY gene encoding preprotein translocase subunit SecY — protein: MFSAVARIFRTPDLRRKIAFTLGIIALFRLGSFVPAPFVDFGNVQQCLAGNAGASGLYDLVNLFSGGALLQLSIFALGIMPYITASIIVQLLRVVIPHFDTLYKEGQAGQAKLTQYTRYLTIALGVLQSTTLITVARSGALFGTTGGAECSQLIVPGGDTWYGILLMVITMTAGTGVIMWMGELITERGIGNGMSLLIFTSIVASFPNSLVSIAQQRNIETLLLVLAIGVLIMFAVIFVEQSQRRIPVQYAKRMVGRRTYGGNNTYIPIKVNMAGVVPVIFASSLLYLPALIAQFNQPKAGETAQPWVQWISVYLTRGDHPLYMALYFLLIVGFTYFYVAITFNPDEVADNMKKYGGFIPGIRAGRPTAEYLDYVLTRVTLPGSIYLGLVALIPLIALAAVGANSNFPFGGTSILIMVGVGLETVKQIDSQLQQRHYEGLLR
- a CDS encoding adenylate kinase; this encodes MRLLIVGPPGAGKGTQATRIAERFGIPTISTGDIFRANIANETELGKRVKAIVDSGDYVPDSLTNELVSDRLSEADARGGFLLDGYPRTPEQVRYLDELLSAHGHKLDAVLRLVADQDEIVRRLRKRALEQGRADDSEEAIRHRQEVYRRETAPVLEMFREQGLLVEVDGLGTVDEVTERIWAAFDANGLQLPEQSA
- the ptsP gene encoding phosphoenolpyruvate--protein phosphotransferase; amino-acid sequence: MGEWRGAGIGAGIAIGPVVRLEQSAAPTPTDTLSTLGAEAEAERVVVALGSVAALLRRRAVHADRVVRGVLEAQALMVEDPALRDAIQLRLDDGVTAEAAIAGAFGAFAELLVAAGGYVAERATDLRDLADRAVGALQGLPSEAIVDPGVPYVLVARDLAPADTAVLDLDRVLAFVTSEGGPTSHSAILARQRGIVAVVGATGVAAVADGTELLVDALHGRVVADPDPAERAEAELRLAVQASALATPAAPGALADGTRIALLANIGSPSEVGDAARLGAEGVGLLRTEFLFLDAAEPPTVDAQLASYRAVLDAFPGMPVVVRLLDAGADKPLAFLPAGEELNPALGRRGLRALRAEEGVLRDQLAALAAAGAGSAAELWVMAPMVTTVEEARFVVQAAHDAGIPNAGVVIEVPSAALIADRMLRHVDFASIGTNDLTQYTLAADRSLGGLSALQDPWHPAVLRLVAEVGAAGIAQGTQVGVCGEAAADPLLAIVFAGLGITSLSMAPAALAGVRAALARCTREQAESIAAAALAAEEADEARRAASAVARARFIG
- the rpsM gene encoding 30S ribosomal protein S13; translation: MARLAGVDIPRDKRVEVALTYIYGVGRTRALTTLKETGISGDIRVKDLTDDQLVALRDYIEGNFKVEGDLRREVQADIRRKVEIGSYEGLRHRRGLPVRGQRTKTNARTRKGPKRTVAGKKKAGKK
- the rpsK gene encoding 30S ribosomal protein S11, producing MAAPKAAARKPRRKEKKNIAVGQAHIKSTFNNTIVSITDPSGAVISWASSGGVGFKGSRKSTPYAAQLAAESAARQAQEHGMKKVDVFVKGPGSGRETAIRSLQAAGLEVGTINDVTPQAHNGCRPPKRRRV
- the infA gene encoding translation initiation factor IF-1: MAKKDGVIEIEGSVLEALPNAMFRVELSNGHKVLAHISGKMRQHYIRILPEDRVIVELSPYDLTRGRIVYRYK
- the rpmJ gene encoding 50S ribosomal protein L36: MKVNPSVKPICDHCKVIRRNGRVMVICKSNPRHKQRQG